A stretch of the Triticum dicoccoides isolate Atlit2015 ecotype Zavitan unplaced genomic scaffold, WEW_v2.0 scaffold67870, whole genome shotgun sequence genome encodes the following:
- the LOC119347437 gene encoding pirin-like protein → VVKKVLSLSQSEGDGATVRRSIGRHELRNLDPFLLLDEFSVSKPAGFPDHPHRGFETVTYMLDGAFTHQDFSGRKGTIRTGDVQWMTAGSGIVHSEMPAADGLQKGLQLWINLASKDKMIEPRYQELESKDISQAEKDGVAVRIIAGEAFGVRSPVYTRTPTMYMDFTMQPGSQLHQPIPEGWNAFVYVIEGEGVFGKENAAPASTHHCLVLGAGDGLSVWNRSGAPLRFTLAAGQPLNEPVVQQGPFVMNSRAQIQQAMEDNYYGRSGFEKASQWSSA, encoded by the exons GTGGTGAAGAAGGTGCTGTCATTGTCCCAGTCCGAGGGGGACGgcgccaccgtccgccggagcatcgGCCG GCACGAGCTCCGGAACCTGGACCCGTTCCTCCTGCTCGACGAGTTCTCCGTCTCCAAGCCCGCCGGCTTCCCCGACCACCCTCACCGTGGCTTCGAGACCGTCACCTACATGCTCGAT GGGGCCTTCACCCACCAGGACTTCTCGGGGCGCAAGGGCACCATCAGGACCGGAGATGTGCAG TGGATGACGGCGGGGAGTGGCATCGTGCACTCAGAGATGCCGGCAGCAGACGGATTGCAGAAAGGCCTGCAGCTCTGGATCAACCTCGCCTCCAAAGACAAGAT GATCGAGCCGCGGTACCAGGAGCTCGAGAGCAAGGACATTAGCCAGGCCGAGAAGGATGGCGTGGCGGTGCGGATCATCGCTGGGGAAGCATTTGGGGTGCGGTCGCCGGTCTACACGCGGACGCCAACCATGTACATGGACTTCACAATGCAACCAGGTTCGCAGCTCCACCAGCCAATCCCCGAGGGCTGGAACGCCTTCGTGTACGTCATCGAGGGGGAGGGCGTGTTCGGCAAGGAGAATGCAGCGCCGGCGAGCACGCACCACTGCCTTGTGCTTGGCGCGGGGGACGGGCTCAGCGTGTGGAATAGGTCAGGCGCACCGCTGCGGTTCACCCTTGCGGCGGGGCAGCCGCTGAACGAGCCGGTGGTGCAGCAGGGGCCCTTTGTCATGAACTCGCGTGCCCAGATCCAGCAGGCCATGGAGGACAACTACTACGGCCGCAGCGGCTTCGAGAAGGCCAGCCAGTGGAGCTCCGCCTGA